The genomic stretch TATCAAGAATGTTATAATCAATATTATTTGTTGCTATTTTATTATTATTAACACTAGGTGCACGTACTTTAGAGTCAAAAGTAAGTGTAAATTCACCATCCCTATAACTTACATCTTCTAATTTTAATGAGTAAGATAAAAGAGGGAAGAAGATTAATGCAGATAGTAATATCCTATTTTTTATTTTACCAAACATTATACACCTTCCTATTTAACTGCCTCAGAAACAGAACTTAATGATATAGTTAAATGTGAATTTTTATCAACTTTAATTAATAAAGTCCCATCTTCATTAATTTTTTCTATATTACCATAGATACCACCTATAGTAATTATTCTATCACCAATTTTTAAATTTCCTAATAAATTTTCAATTTTATTTCTTCTTTTTTTACTTGAATAGTAATTAAGTGCTATAAGTAAAGCAATTACTACTAAATATATAAATGTTACTAATAATATATTTGACATTTTATTATTCCTTTCATATATATTTATATGTACTAATTATACCATAAAGATATTTAAAAATCTATAAAGTTTTCACTTGAACTTCCTTTATTTTTACTTTATTAACTTGATTTATAAGTAATAATATATTCTCAAATTTGAAAAAATTTTTAGATAAAAATAGGCGGTATC from Pseudostreptobacillus hongkongensis encodes the following:
- the yajC gene encoding preprotein translocase subunit YajC — its product is MSNILLVTFIYLVVIALLIALNYYSSKKRRNKIENLLGNLKIGDRIITIGGIYGNIEKINEDGTLLIKVDKNSHLTISLSSVSEAVK